A genome region from Paralichthys olivaceus isolate ysfri-2021 chromosome 6, ASM2471397v2, whole genome shotgun sequence includes the following:
- the myt1a gene encoding myelin transcription factor 1 isoform X2, with amino-acid sequence MSQDITETRTRTRSKGIRVLSELAGQEMKQELSSSCPTPGCDGKGHVSGRYSRHRSVLGCPIVKKRKLEEAEAEENQSAPKRRNQPAKQVADDGFTADSEEEEEEQKEEEEEEEEDLKEKNKDKTKNRPESAQTDCSLVTSEESETSETTVCLVAEDDNNQSVSSETGNEAESEKTSEEVKQVTLSDDHHQEETEIKKKEESNLVMKEHLSEQPQEEAGIADLKKTKEEEEEEEEEKEEEDQQDRQETIVEVRQVERQMISQENSDHQYSSGDYNHQAKESIVVQSKRADHEEEKEEEDEGEEEDEGEVKEVHQGVDTPYTLSPHTQGSDAEVSLREEKVSTPMTEEEEEYEGQEEEEREEEEDERQEKEAGEVVEEEEEDRDSSKASPTTVVIEVHSDEEEEDEEDEEEDEEEDEEEEEEEEEEGEEQDRVSEGSGITDDSENWDMTRGNLGLLEQAIALKAEEVKGSQEPQSSPEYQPYSSSSKSSEPAAVARRTAHYSKGVTGCMWPREKKEVKCPTPGCDGTGHVTGLYPHHRSLSGCPHKDRIPPEILAMHENVLKCPTPGCTGQGHVNSNRNTHRSLSGCPIAAAAKLNKNQDKQVHLQAAASEPSSNSDRVLRPMCFVKQLEIPQYGSYRPNTVTTTPRANLAKELEKYSKVSFDYASFDVQVFGKRMLIPKTPGTTETSPKAFKSKSFPKASSPSHSVSGGFSKSASSSSGYDYSQDAEAAHMAATAILNLSTRCWERPETLSAKPRDPCTKESDIEVDENGTLDLSMKKTKREGVQSPEPSSSSSSSSQHIGATLSQGHTQSEWEGPLDFTKPSGLKEEDHEEVEYTAPSYTSSDAEEDQENLEDRKYPGEVTTSTFKVKFQPKDSKKDVLVCPTPGCDGSGHITGNYASHRSLSGCPLADKSLRTLMAAHTAELKCPTPGCDGSGHITGNYASHRSLSGCPRAKKSGIKSTPTKDDKEDSELLRCPVPGCDSLGHISGKYATHRSAYGCPLAARRQKEGLLNGTPFSWKSFKTEGPTCPTPGCDGSGHANGSFLTHRSLSGCPRALANKKRAKFPGDEYITAKFRASDVLDNDEDIKQLNTEINDLNESNSEMETDMMNLHSQISSMEKNLKTMEEENKQIEERNEALFLELSGLSQALIRSLANIRLPTMEPLSEQNFDTYVETLTHMFTNKDCYQNPENRALLESINQAVKGIEV; translated from the exons ATGAGCCAAGACATTACAGAGACACGAACACGAACCCGCTCTAAAGGCATTCGGg TGTTATCAGAACTTGCAGGACAGGAGATGAAGCAGGAGTTGAG TAGCAGCTGTCCCACCCCTGGATGTGACGGCAAAGGCCACGTCAGTGGAAGATACTCCCGACACAGGAG CGTACTGGGATGCCCAATTGTGAAGAAAAGGAAACTAGAGGAGGCTGAGGCTGAGGAGAATCAGTCTGCTCCCAAACGAAGGAACCAACCAGCCAAACAGGTAGCAGACGATGGCTTCACTGCAgacagtgaagaagaggaggaggaacaaaaagaggaggaagaagaggaggaagaagacctTAAAGAGAAGAAtaaggacaaaacaaaaaacagaccAGAGTCAGCACAAA CAGACTGTTCACTGGTGACATCAGAGGAATCTGAAACATCAGAAACTACAGTTTGTCTTGTGGCTGAAGACGACAACAATCAAAGCGTCTCCTCTGAGACTGGGAATGAAGCTGAAAGTGAGAAAACTAGTGAGGAAGTGAAGCAGGTTACACTCTCTGATGATCATCAccaggaggaaacagagataaagaagaaggaggagagtaACCTGGTGATGAAAGAGCACCTATCTGAGCAACCTCAAGAAGAAGCTGGAATTGCTGatcttaaaaagacaaaagaggaggaagaggaagaagaagaagaaaaggaagaggaagaccaGCAAGACAGGCAAGAAACTATTGTAGAAGTGAGGCaggtagagagacagatgaTAAGCCAGGAAAACTCTGATCACCAGTACTCCAGTGGCGATTACAACCATCAGGCCAAAGAATCAATAGTGGTGCAGAGTAAGAGGGCGGACcatgaggaggaaaaggaagaggaagatgaaggagaggaagaagatgagggaGAGGTGAAGGAGGTCCACCAAGGGGTTGACACTCCTTACACTTTGAGTCCACACACTCAGGGATCAGATGCCGAGGTGTCACTCAGGGAAGAAAAAGTCAGCACCCCCAtgactgaggaagaggaagagtaTGAggggcaggaagaggaggagagagaggaagaggaggatgagaggcaGGAGAAGGAAGCAggtgaggtggtggaggaggaagaggaggacagagactcGAGCAAAGCCTCTCCGACTACAGTGGTTATTGAAGTCCACtcggatgaggaggaggaggacgaggaggatgaggaggaggacgaggaggaagatgaggaggaggaagaggaggaagaagaagaaggagaggagcaggatCGTGTCTCAGAAGGCTCAGGAATCACAGACGACTCTGAGAACTGGGATATGACTCGGGGGAACCTGGGGCTGTTGGAGCAGGCCATTGCCCTGAAGGCTGAAGAGGTGAAGGGGAGTCAGGAGCCACAGAGTTCCCCAGAATATCAACCATACAGCAGCTCCAGCAAGAGCTCTGAGCCTGCAGCTGTGGCCCGACGCACCGCTCACTACAGCAAAG GAGTTACTGGCTGCATGTGGCCCAGag AGAAGAAGGAAGTGAAGTGTCCGACCCCAGGGTGTGATGGGACAGGTCATGTGACTGGGCTGTACCCTCACCATCGCAGTCTATCTggatgtcctcacaaagatcGAATCCCTCCAGAGA ttCTGGCCATGCATGAGAACGTCTTGAAGTGTCCAACTCCTGGCTGCACAGGCCAGGGTCATGTCAACAGTAACCGCAACACACACCGCAG TCTGTCCGGCTGCCCCATCGCAGCAGCAGCTAAACTGAACAAGAACCAAGACAAGCAGGTTCATTTACAAGCTGCAGCCAGTGAACCCTCTTCCAACTCAGACAGAGTGCTCAG GCCCATGTGTTTTGTGAAACAGCTGGAGATCCCTCAGTATGGCAGCTACCGGCCCAACACAGTGACCACCACGCCTCGAGCGAACCTGgccaaggagctggagaaataCTCCAAGGTGTCATTTGACTATGCAAGCTTCGATGTTCAGGTGTTTGGAAAGCGTATGCTCATTCCAAAGACACCAGGCACCACTGAAACATCACCTAAAGCCTTCAAAT CTAAATCATTCCCCAAGGCCTCCTCCCCCAGTCACAGTGTGTCTGGGGGATTTTCCAAGAGCGCCTCATCCTCCAGTGGTTATGACTATAGCCAGGATGCAGAGGCAGCCCACATGGCAGCAACAGCCATCCTCAACTTGTCCACCCGCTGCTGGGAGAGGCCGGAGACTCTCAGTGCCAAGCCCAGGGATCCCTGCACCAAG GAATCAGACATTGAAGTGGATGAAAACGGCACTTTGGACCTCAGCATGAAGAAGACCAAGAGGGAGGGCGTGCAGTCTCCAGAGCCTTCATCCTCCTCGTCTTCGTCCTCTCAACACATTGGAGCTACATTGTCTCAGGGCCACACTCAGTCAGAGTGGGAGGGGCCACTAGACTTTACCAAACCAAGTGGACTCAAAGAGGAAGACCATGAAGAG GTGGAGTACACAGCTCCCTCATACACTTCCTCTGATGCTGAGGAAGACCAGGAGAATCTAGAGGACAGGAAGTACCCTGGTGAGGTTACCACCTCCACCTTCAAGGTCAAGTTCCAGCCCAAAGACAGCAAAAAAGACGTTCTTGT ATGTCCCACCCCAGGCTGTGATGGCAGTGGACACATTACTGGGAACTACGCGTCACATAGAAG TCTGTCAGGCTGTCCTCTTGCCGATAAATCACTTCGGACCCTCATGGCTGCCCACACAGCTGAACTAAA gtgtcCAACTCCAGGTTGTGATGGATCGGGCCACATCACTGGAAACTATGCTTCACACAGAAG tctgtctggtTGCCCTAGAGCCAAGAAGAGCGGAATCAAATCAACCCCAACCAAGGATGACAAGGAAGACTCTGAGCTATTGAG GTGTCCAGTTCCTGGCTGTGACAGTCTGGGCCACATCAGTGGAAAGTACGCCACTCACCGCAGTGCCTATGGCTGTCCGCTGGCGGCACGTCGGCAGAAGGAAGGTCTTCTTAACGGCACACCCTTCTCTTGGAAGTCCTTCAAGACTGAAGGGCCCACCTGCCCGACGCCAGGCTGTGACGGCTCTGGCCACGCTAACGGCAGTTTCCTGACACACCGCAG TCTGTCAGGTTGTCCCAGAGCGTTGGCCAACAAGAAGAGAGCCAAGTTCCCTGGAGACGAGTATATCACTGCAAAGTTCAGAGCAAGTGATG TTCTGGACAACGATGAGGACATCAAGCAGCTAAACACGGAGATCAACGATTTGAACGAGTCCAACTCAGAGATGGAGACGGATATGATGAACCTGCACTCTCAG ATCTCTTCAATGGAGAAGAACCTGAAGACcatggaggaggagaataaGCAGATTGAGGAAAGGAACGAGGCCTTGTTCCTGGAACTATCTGGCCTGAGTCAGGCCCTGATCCGCAGTCTGGCCAACATTCGCCTGCCCACCATG GAGCCGCTGTCAGAGCAGAACTTCGACACCTACGTGGAAACGCTGACCCACATGTTTACCAACAAAGACTGCTACCAGAACCCTGAGAACCGTGCTCTGCTAGAGTCCATCAATCAGGCCGTAAAGGGCATCGAGGTGTGA
- the myt1a gene encoding myelin transcription factor 1 isoform X1, whose translation MSQDITETRTRTRSKGIRVLSELAGQEMKQELSSSCPTPGCDGKGHVSGRYSRHRSVLGCPIVKKRKLEEAEAEENQSAPKRRNQPAKQVADDGFTADSEEEEEEQKEEEEEEEEDLKEKNKDKTKNRPESAQTDCSLVTSEESETSETTVCLVAEDDNNQSVSSETGNEAESEKTSEEVKQVTLSDDHHQEETEIKKKEESNLVMKEHLSEQPQEEAGIADLKKTKEEEEEEEEEKEEEDQQDRQETIVEVRQVERQMISQENSDHQYSSGDYNHQAKESIVVQSKRADHEEEKEEEDEGEEEDEGEVKEVHQGVDTPYTLSPHTQGSDAEVSLREEKVSTPMTEEEEEYEGQEEEEREEEEDERQEKEAGEVVEEEEEDRDSSKASPTTVVIEVHSDEEEEDEEDEEEDEEEDEEEEEEEEEEGEEQDRVSEGSGITDDSENWDMTRGNLGLLEQAIALKAEEVKGSQEPQSSPEYQPYSSSSKSSEPAAVARRTAHYSKGVTGCMWPREKKEVKCPTPGCDGTGHVTGLYPHHRSLSGCPHKDRIPPEILAMHENVLKCPTPGCTGQGHVNSNRNTHRSLSGCPIAAAAKLNKNQDKQVHLQAAASEPSSNSDRVLRPMCFVKQLEIPQYGSYRPNTVTTTPRANLAKELEKYSKVSFDYASFDVQVFGKRMLIPKTPGTTETSPKAFKSKSFPKASSPSHSVSGGFSKSASSSSGYDYSQDAEAAHMAATAILNLSTRCWERPETLSAKPRDPCTKESDIEVDENGTLDLSMKKTKREGVQSPEPSSSSSSSSQHIGATLSQGHTQSEWEGPLDFTKPSGLKEEDHEEVEYTAPSYTSSDAEEDQENLEDRKYPGEVTTSTFKVKFQPKDSKKDVLVCPTPGCDGSGHITGNYASHRSLSGCPLADKSLRTLMAAHTAELKCPTPGCDGSGHITGNYASHRSLSGCPRAKKSGIKSTPTKDDKEDSELLRCPVPGCDSLGHISGKYATHRSAYGCPLAARRQKEGLLNGTPFSWKSFKTEGPTCPTPGCDGSGHANGSFLTHRSLSGCPRALANKKRAKFPGDEYITAKFRASDVLDNDEDIKQLNTEINDLNESNSEMETDMMNLHSQISSMEKNLKTMEEENKQIEERNEALFLELSGLSQALIRSLANIRLPTMQEPLSEQNFDTYVETLTHMFTNKDCYQNPENRALLESINQAVKGIEV comes from the exons ATGAGCCAAGACATTACAGAGACACGAACACGAACCCGCTCTAAAGGCATTCGGg TGTTATCAGAACTTGCAGGACAGGAGATGAAGCAGGAGTTGAG TAGCAGCTGTCCCACCCCTGGATGTGACGGCAAAGGCCACGTCAGTGGAAGATACTCCCGACACAGGAG CGTACTGGGATGCCCAATTGTGAAGAAAAGGAAACTAGAGGAGGCTGAGGCTGAGGAGAATCAGTCTGCTCCCAAACGAAGGAACCAACCAGCCAAACAGGTAGCAGACGATGGCTTCACTGCAgacagtgaagaagaggaggaggaacaaaaagaggaggaagaagaggaggaagaagacctTAAAGAGAAGAAtaaggacaaaacaaaaaacagaccAGAGTCAGCACAAA CAGACTGTTCACTGGTGACATCAGAGGAATCTGAAACATCAGAAACTACAGTTTGTCTTGTGGCTGAAGACGACAACAATCAAAGCGTCTCCTCTGAGACTGGGAATGAAGCTGAAAGTGAGAAAACTAGTGAGGAAGTGAAGCAGGTTACACTCTCTGATGATCATCAccaggaggaaacagagataaagaagaaggaggagagtaACCTGGTGATGAAAGAGCACCTATCTGAGCAACCTCAAGAAGAAGCTGGAATTGCTGatcttaaaaagacaaaagaggaggaagaggaagaagaagaagaaaaggaagaggaagaccaGCAAGACAGGCAAGAAACTATTGTAGAAGTGAGGCaggtagagagacagatgaTAAGCCAGGAAAACTCTGATCACCAGTACTCCAGTGGCGATTACAACCATCAGGCCAAAGAATCAATAGTGGTGCAGAGTAAGAGGGCGGACcatgaggaggaaaaggaagaggaagatgaaggagaggaagaagatgagggaGAGGTGAAGGAGGTCCACCAAGGGGTTGACACTCCTTACACTTTGAGTCCACACACTCAGGGATCAGATGCCGAGGTGTCACTCAGGGAAGAAAAAGTCAGCACCCCCAtgactgaggaagaggaagagtaTGAggggcaggaagaggaggagagagaggaagaggaggatgagaggcaGGAGAAGGAAGCAggtgaggtggtggaggaggaagaggaggacagagactcGAGCAAAGCCTCTCCGACTACAGTGGTTATTGAAGTCCACtcggatgaggaggaggaggacgaggaggatgaggaggaggacgaggaggaagatgaggaggaggaagaggaggaagaagaagaaggagaggagcaggatCGTGTCTCAGAAGGCTCAGGAATCACAGACGACTCTGAGAACTGGGATATGACTCGGGGGAACCTGGGGCTGTTGGAGCAGGCCATTGCCCTGAAGGCTGAAGAGGTGAAGGGGAGTCAGGAGCCACAGAGTTCCCCAGAATATCAACCATACAGCAGCTCCAGCAAGAGCTCTGAGCCTGCAGCTGTGGCCCGACGCACCGCTCACTACAGCAAAG GAGTTACTGGCTGCATGTGGCCCAGag AGAAGAAGGAAGTGAAGTGTCCGACCCCAGGGTGTGATGGGACAGGTCATGTGACTGGGCTGTACCCTCACCATCGCAGTCTATCTggatgtcctcacaaagatcGAATCCCTCCAGAGA ttCTGGCCATGCATGAGAACGTCTTGAAGTGTCCAACTCCTGGCTGCACAGGCCAGGGTCATGTCAACAGTAACCGCAACACACACCGCAG TCTGTCCGGCTGCCCCATCGCAGCAGCAGCTAAACTGAACAAGAACCAAGACAAGCAGGTTCATTTACAAGCTGCAGCCAGTGAACCCTCTTCCAACTCAGACAGAGTGCTCAG GCCCATGTGTTTTGTGAAACAGCTGGAGATCCCTCAGTATGGCAGCTACCGGCCCAACACAGTGACCACCACGCCTCGAGCGAACCTGgccaaggagctggagaaataCTCCAAGGTGTCATTTGACTATGCAAGCTTCGATGTTCAGGTGTTTGGAAAGCGTATGCTCATTCCAAAGACACCAGGCACCACTGAAACATCACCTAAAGCCTTCAAAT CTAAATCATTCCCCAAGGCCTCCTCCCCCAGTCACAGTGTGTCTGGGGGATTTTCCAAGAGCGCCTCATCCTCCAGTGGTTATGACTATAGCCAGGATGCAGAGGCAGCCCACATGGCAGCAACAGCCATCCTCAACTTGTCCACCCGCTGCTGGGAGAGGCCGGAGACTCTCAGTGCCAAGCCCAGGGATCCCTGCACCAAG GAATCAGACATTGAAGTGGATGAAAACGGCACTTTGGACCTCAGCATGAAGAAGACCAAGAGGGAGGGCGTGCAGTCTCCAGAGCCTTCATCCTCCTCGTCTTCGTCCTCTCAACACATTGGAGCTACATTGTCTCAGGGCCACACTCAGTCAGAGTGGGAGGGGCCACTAGACTTTACCAAACCAAGTGGACTCAAAGAGGAAGACCATGAAGAG GTGGAGTACACAGCTCCCTCATACACTTCCTCTGATGCTGAGGAAGACCAGGAGAATCTAGAGGACAGGAAGTACCCTGGTGAGGTTACCACCTCCACCTTCAAGGTCAAGTTCCAGCCCAAAGACAGCAAAAAAGACGTTCTTGT ATGTCCCACCCCAGGCTGTGATGGCAGTGGACACATTACTGGGAACTACGCGTCACATAGAAG TCTGTCAGGCTGTCCTCTTGCCGATAAATCACTTCGGACCCTCATGGCTGCCCACACAGCTGAACTAAA gtgtcCAACTCCAGGTTGTGATGGATCGGGCCACATCACTGGAAACTATGCTTCACACAGAAG tctgtctggtTGCCCTAGAGCCAAGAAGAGCGGAATCAAATCAACCCCAACCAAGGATGACAAGGAAGACTCTGAGCTATTGAG GTGTCCAGTTCCTGGCTGTGACAGTCTGGGCCACATCAGTGGAAAGTACGCCACTCACCGCAGTGCCTATGGCTGTCCGCTGGCGGCACGTCGGCAGAAGGAAGGTCTTCTTAACGGCACACCCTTCTCTTGGAAGTCCTTCAAGACTGAAGGGCCCACCTGCCCGACGCCAGGCTGTGACGGCTCTGGCCACGCTAACGGCAGTTTCCTGACACACCGCAG TCTGTCAGGTTGTCCCAGAGCGTTGGCCAACAAGAAGAGAGCCAAGTTCCCTGGAGACGAGTATATCACTGCAAAGTTCAGAGCAAGTGATG TTCTGGACAACGATGAGGACATCAAGCAGCTAAACACGGAGATCAACGATTTGAACGAGTCCAACTCAGAGATGGAGACGGATATGATGAACCTGCACTCTCAG ATCTCTTCAATGGAGAAGAACCTGAAGACcatggaggaggagaataaGCAGATTGAGGAAAGGAACGAGGCCTTGTTCCTGGAACTATCTGGCCTGAGTCAGGCCCTGATCCGCAGTCTGGCCAACATTCGCCTGCCCACCATG cAGGAGCCGCTGTCAGAGCAGAACTTCGACACCTACGTGGAAACGCTGACCCACATGTTTACCAACAAAGACTGCTACCAGAACCCTGAGAACCGTGCTCTGCTAGAGTCCATCAATCAGGCCGTAAAGGGCATCGAGGTGTGA
- the myt1a gene encoding myelin transcription factor 1 isoform X3 — protein MSQDITETRTRTRSKGIRVLSELAGQEMKQELSSSCPTPGCDGKGHVSGRYSRHRSVLGCPIVKKRKLEEAEAEENQSAPKRRNQPAKQVADDGFTADSEEEEEEQKEEEEEEEEDLKEKNKDKTKNRPESAQTDCSLVTSEESETSETTVCLVAEDDNNQSVSSETGNEAESEKTSEEVKQVTLSDDHHQEETEIKKKEESNLVMKEHLSEQPQEEAGIADLKKTKEEEEEEEEEKEEEDQQDRQETIVEVRQVERQMISQENSDHQYSSGDYNHQAKESIVVQSKRADHEEEKEEEDEGEEEDEGEVKEVHQGVDTPYTLSPHTQGSDAEVSLREEKVSTPMTEEEEEYEGQEEEEREEEEDERQEKEAGEVVEEEEEDRDSSKASPTTVVIEVHSDEEEEDEEDEEEDEEEDEEEEEEEEEEGEEQDRVSEGSGITDDSENWDMTRGNLGLLEQAIALKAEEVKGSQEPQSSPEYQPYSSSSKSSEPAAVARRTAHYSKEKKEVKCPTPGCDGTGHVTGLYPHHRSLSGCPHKDRIPPEILAMHENVLKCPTPGCTGQGHVNSNRNTHRSLSGCPIAAAAKLNKNQDKQVHLQAAASEPSSNSDRVLRPMCFVKQLEIPQYGSYRPNTVTTTPRANLAKELEKYSKVSFDYASFDVQVFGKRMLIPKTPGTTETSPKAFKSKSFPKASSPSHSVSGGFSKSASSSSGYDYSQDAEAAHMAATAILNLSTRCWERPETLSAKPRDPCTKESDIEVDENGTLDLSMKKTKREGVQSPEPSSSSSSSSQHIGATLSQGHTQSEWEGPLDFTKPSGLKEEDHEEVEYTAPSYTSSDAEEDQENLEDRKYPGEVTTSTFKVKFQPKDSKKDVLVCPTPGCDGSGHITGNYASHRSLSGCPLADKSLRTLMAAHTAELKCPTPGCDGSGHITGNYASHRSLSGCPRAKKSGIKSTPTKDDKEDSELLRCPVPGCDSLGHISGKYATHRSAYGCPLAARRQKEGLLNGTPFSWKSFKTEGPTCPTPGCDGSGHANGSFLTHRSLSGCPRALANKKRAKFPGDEYITAKFRASDVLDNDEDIKQLNTEINDLNESNSEMETDMMNLHSQISSMEKNLKTMEEENKQIEERNEALFLELSGLSQALIRSLANIRLPTMQEPLSEQNFDTYVETLTHMFTNKDCYQNPENRALLESINQAVKGIEV, from the exons ATGAGCCAAGACATTACAGAGACACGAACACGAACCCGCTCTAAAGGCATTCGGg TGTTATCAGAACTTGCAGGACAGGAGATGAAGCAGGAGTTGAG TAGCAGCTGTCCCACCCCTGGATGTGACGGCAAAGGCCACGTCAGTGGAAGATACTCCCGACACAGGAG CGTACTGGGATGCCCAATTGTGAAGAAAAGGAAACTAGAGGAGGCTGAGGCTGAGGAGAATCAGTCTGCTCCCAAACGAAGGAACCAACCAGCCAAACAGGTAGCAGACGATGGCTTCACTGCAgacagtgaagaagaggaggaggaacaaaaagaggaggaagaagaggaggaagaagacctTAAAGAGAAGAAtaaggacaaaacaaaaaacagaccAGAGTCAGCACAAA CAGACTGTTCACTGGTGACATCAGAGGAATCTGAAACATCAGAAACTACAGTTTGTCTTGTGGCTGAAGACGACAACAATCAAAGCGTCTCCTCTGAGACTGGGAATGAAGCTGAAAGTGAGAAAACTAGTGAGGAAGTGAAGCAGGTTACACTCTCTGATGATCATCAccaggaggaaacagagataaagaagaaggaggagagtaACCTGGTGATGAAAGAGCACCTATCTGAGCAACCTCAAGAAGAAGCTGGAATTGCTGatcttaaaaagacaaaagaggaggaagaggaagaagaagaagaaaaggaagaggaagaccaGCAAGACAGGCAAGAAACTATTGTAGAAGTGAGGCaggtagagagacagatgaTAAGCCAGGAAAACTCTGATCACCAGTACTCCAGTGGCGATTACAACCATCAGGCCAAAGAATCAATAGTGGTGCAGAGTAAGAGGGCGGACcatgaggaggaaaaggaagaggaagatgaaggagaggaagaagatgagggaGAGGTGAAGGAGGTCCACCAAGGGGTTGACACTCCTTACACTTTGAGTCCACACACTCAGGGATCAGATGCCGAGGTGTCACTCAGGGAAGAAAAAGTCAGCACCCCCAtgactgaggaagaggaagagtaTGAggggcaggaagaggaggagagagaggaagaggaggatgagaggcaGGAGAAGGAAGCAggtgaggtggtggaggaggaagaggaggacagagactcGAGCAAAGCCTCTCCGACTACAGTGGTTATTGAAGTCCACtcggatgaggaggaggaggacgaggaggatgaggaggaggacgaggaggaagatgaggaggaggaagaggaggaagaagaagaaggagaggagcaggatCGTGTCTCAGAAGGCTCAGGAATCACAGACGACTCTGAGAACTGGGATATGACTCGGGGGAACCTGGGGCTGTTGGAGCAGGCCATTGCCCTGAAGGCTGAAGAGGTGAAGGGGAGTCAGGAGCCACAGAGTTCCCCAGAATATCAACCATACAGCAGCTCCAGCAAGAGCTCTGAGCCTGCAGCTGTGGCCCGACGCACCGCTCACTACAGCAAAG AGAAGAAGGAAGTGAAGTGTCCGACCCCAGGGTGTGATGGGACAGGTCATGTGACTGGGCTGTACCCTCACCATCGCAGTCTATCTggatgtcctcacaaagatcGAATCCCTCCAGAGA ttCTGGCCATGCATGAGAACGTCTTGAAGTGTCCAACTCCTGGCTGCACAGGCCAGGGTCATGTCAACAGTAACCGCAACACACACCGCAG TCTGTCCGGCTGCCCCATCGCAGCAGCAGCTAAACTGAACAAGAACCAAGACAAGCAGGTTCATTTACAAGCTGCAGCCAGTGAACCCTCTTCCAACTCAGACAGAGTGCTCAG GCCCATGTGTTTTGTGAAACAGCTGGAGATCCCTCAGTATGGCAGCTACCGGCCCAACACAGTGACCACCACGCCTCGAGCGAACCTGgccaaggagctggagaaataCTCCAAGGTGTCATTTGACTATGCAAGCTTCGATGTTCAGGTGTTTGGAAAGCGTATGCTCATTCCAAAGACACCAGGCACCACTGAAACATCACCTAAAGCCTTCAAAT CTAAATCATTCCCCAAGGCCTCCTCCCCCAGTCACAGTGTGTCTGGGGGATTTTCCAAGAGCGCCTCATCCTCCAGTGGTTATGACTATAGCCAGGATGCAGAGGCAGCCCACATGGCAGCAACAGCCATCCTCAACTTGTCCACCCGCTGCTGGGAGAGGCCGGAGACTCTCAGTGCCAAGCCCAGGGATCCCTGCACCAAG GAATCAGACATTGAAGTGGATGAAAACGGCACTTTGGACCTCAGCATGAAGAAGACCAAGAGGGAGGGCGTGCAGTCTCCAGAGCCTTCATCCTCCTCGTCTTCGTCCTCTCAACACATTGGAGCTACATTGTCTCAGGGCCACACTCAGTCAGAGTGGGAGGGGCCACTAGACTTTACCAAACCAAGTGGACTCAAAGAGGAAGACCATGAAGAG GTGGAGTACACAGCTCCCTCATACACTTCCTCTGATGCTGAGGAAGACCAGGAGAATCTAGAGGACAGGAAGTACCCTGGTGAGGTTACCACCTCCACCTTCAAGGTCAAGTTCCAGCCCAAAGACAGCAAAAAAGACGTTCTTGT ATGTCCCACCCCAGGCTGTGATGGCAGTGGACACATTACTGGGAACTACGCGTCACATAGAAG TCTGTCAGGCTGTCCTCTTGCCGATAAATCACTTCGGACCCTCATGGCTGCCCACACAGCTGAACTAAA gtgtcCAACTCCAGGTTGTGATGGATCGGGCCACATCACTGGAAACTATGCTTCACACAGAAG tctgtctggtTGCCCTAGAGCCAAGAAGAGCGGAATCAAATCAACCCCAACCAAGGATGACAAGGAAGACTCTGAGCTATTGAG GTGTCCAGTTCCTGGCTGTGACAGTCTGGGCCACATCAGTGGAAAGTACGCCACTCACCGCAGTGCCTATGGCTGTCCGCTGGCGGCACGTCGGCAGAAGGAAGGTCTTCTTAACGGCACACCCTTCTCTTGGAAGTCCTTCAAGACTGAAGGGCCCACCTGCCCGACGCCAGGCTGTGACGGCTCTGGCCACGCTAACGGCAGTTTCCTGACACACCGCAG TCTGTCAGGTTGTCCCAGAGCGTTGGCCAACAAGAAGAGAGCCAAGTTCCCTGGAGACGAGTATATCACTGCAAAGTTCAGAGCAAGTGATG TTCTGGACAACGATGAGGACATCAAGCAGCTAAACACGGAGATCAACGATTTGAACGAGTCCAACTCAGAGATGGAGACGGATATGATGAACCTGCACTCTCAG ATCTCTTCAATGGAGAAGAACCTGAAGACcatggaggaggagaataaGCAGATTGAGGAAAGGAACGAGGCCTTGTTCCTGGAACTATCTGGCCTGAGTCAGGCCCTGATCCGCAGTCTGGCCAACATTCGCCTGCCCACCATG cAGGAGCCGCTGTCAGAGCAGAACTTCGACACCTACGTGGAAACGCTGACCCACATGTTTACCAACAAAGACTGCTACCAGAACCCTGAGAACCGTGCTCTGCTAGAGTCCATCAATCAGGCCGTAAAGGGCATCGAGGTGTGA